Below is a window of Streptomyces spongiicola DNA.
GCTCCGGATCGAGGGTCTGCTCGAGGGTGACCCCGTGGGGCAGCAGCCCCCACTCGTGCAGGCGGCGTGCGATGACCTCGTTCGCGGCGGCGTGGACGTCGCTGAACCTGTTGCCGGGCCGCACCGCCGCCATGCCCGCCCGCTGCGCCTCGTGGACCGCGTCGTAGATCCTGCGCTGCACGTCGGTGAAGCGGCCGTTCACCGGCAGGGTGCGGGTGATGTCGGCGGTGAACAGGGAGTCGACCTCGATCCCGGCGTCGATCAGGATCAGGTCGCCCTCCCGGACCTCGCCGCTGTTCCTCGTCCAGTGGATGGTGTTGGCGTGGTCACCGGACGCGCAGATCGACTCGTATCCGACCCCGTTGCCCCGGTGCCGGGCGTGGAGGCCGAACATCCCCTCCACCCACCGCTCGCCGCGCCCCTTGCGCACGGCCTCCGGCAGGGTGGCGATGACCGCCTCGAACCCCTCGTGGGTGGCGGCGATCGCCCTGCGCATCTCGCCGATCTCCCACTCGTCCTTGACGATCCGCATCCCGGACAGATGGCGGGCCAGTTCCTCGTCGGCCTCCTCCTGCTGCTCCGCGGACCGGGACGTGCCCGCCTGTGCGCGGGTGGTGTCCACCAGCGCGGCGAGTTGCGGATCGGCCGACCGGACCACGCGCAGCCGGGCGGCGGCGTCGTCCTTGGCCAGATCGTCGGCGAGCGAGTCGATGTGGCGGGCGGTCAGACCGAGTTGCGACTCGACGTCGGCGACGGAGGGCCGGGCACCGACCCAGAACTCCCCGTACCGGGAGTCGGTGTAGAACTCCTCGGTGTCCCGCGGGGCCGGCGGCCGGAAGTAGAGGACGGCGTGGTGGCCGCCCTCGGGGCCGGGATGCAGCACCAGGACGCTGTCGGGCTCGGCGTGTGCGCCGAGCCCGGACAGGTGGGCGAAGGCGGTGTGCGGACGGAAGGTGTAGTCGGTGTCGTTGCTGCGCACCTTCAGGCCGCCGCCGGGGATGACGAGCCGCTCGCCGGGGAACCGCAGGGACAGCGCCGCCCGTCTGCGGGCGGCGTGGTCGGCGACCTCGGCACGGGGCGTGGGCGAACGGTCGTCGGCAGCCCATCCGGAGGCCATGAACTCGCGGAACTCGGTGCTGGTCGGAGTGCCGCGATGGCCGGCCTTGGGTTGATTCTCGCTCGTCATGCCGGCCATCCTGTCAGACCCGACCGACCATTCGGACCCCCTGTGGACAACTGCCCCGTCATTCGGGGCGAGGTGCCGGAAGGACCGTCGCGAGGGCCGGCCGAACCGCCGGGGCGCCGTCACTCCGCGCGGTTCGCCTCCTCCCGGCAGCGGACCATGAAGGACCGTTCGAAGACGATGACGGTCTCCCCCGTCGCCTTCGTGCCCGTCGTCTCCACCGTGATGATGCCCTGCCCCGGCCGGGACCGGGACAGCCGCTTGCCGAGGATCCGGCTCGTCGCGTAGAGGGTGTCGCCGACGAAGACGGGACTCTTCAGGCGGACCCTGTCCCAGCCCAGGTTGGCCACCGCCCGCGCCGACAGCGCCTGCACGGTCATCCCGCCGACCAGGCACAGCGTGATACCGCTGTTCACCAGGACCTTGCCGTACTCGGCGCCGGTGCCGTAGTGCCGGTCGAAGTGGAGCGGGTGCTGGTTCATCGTGAGCAGGGTCAGCCAGGTGTTGTCGGCCTCGGAGAGGGTGCGGCCCGGCCAGTGCCGGATCACCATGCCGGGCTCGAAGTCCTCGTAGTCCCCGCCGTGCTCCTCGGCGTACTCGTTGTCCTTGATATGACGCAGGGTCATGCGGTCCCTTCCGGTGGTGTCGCTGAGAGGGGCCGGCGCCGGCGGCGCGCCGGAAGGCGGGCGGTGGGTGGGTGGTTCGGTCGGTGGGTCGGTCGGTGGGTCGGTGGTTCGGTCGGTGGGTCGGTGGTTCGGTCGGTGGGTCGGCGGGTGAGCGGCTGCCGTCAGATCGCCACCATCACGTTGTCGGAGCTGCTGGTCCCGGCCCGGACGCTGACGATGCCGGCGGAACCGTCGCCGTAGAACCGGCAGAACATGCCGGCCGGGCGGCCGCCGAACAGCAAGGGGCCCAGAACCGGGGCGACCTCGGCGTCGTGCGGCTCGTCGGAGCCGTCGGCGATCAGGGCGACCCGGCAGGTCTGCGGCTCCACGAAGTCCTGCACCACGCTGGTGCCGCCGCCGACGGCGTCGCCGACCGCGGACTCCCACCCTGCCTGGCCTACCTCGCGGCCGATCACCACCTGTCTGCCGCTCTCGCCCAGACCGGCCTTGAGCACCAGCAGGTGCCGGTTCCGCAGCACGAACGGGAGCAGGTCCACCGGCCGGCCCCCGCGGTCCGTCTTCCGCTCCGAGAGGATCCGCGTCCACGGCAGGTACCGGTCGACCAGGCCGCGTTCGGCCCCGGTCATCCAGGGCCGCCCCTCCGACAGCAGGCCCATGGTGAGCTTGCTGTGGAGGAAGGTCGACGTCTGGGTGCCCACCAGCAGGCAGCCGTTGTCCAGCGCCTCCTGGACCGGAGCGGTGTCCAGGCCCGCCTCGAGCCAGTCCGGGATGGTGAAGTTCCGCAGCCCGACCGGATAGCGCAGACGCGGAGCGCAGTCCCACGCCTCGTGCAGTTCCTCCGGCTCGAAGAACC
It encodes the following:
- a CDS encoding aminopeptidase P family protein, producing MTSENQPKAGHRGTPTSTEFREFMASGWAADDRSPTPRAEVADHAARRRAALSLRFPGERLVIPGGGLKVRSNDTDYTFRPHTAFAHLSGLGAHAEPDSVLVLHPGPEGGHHAVLYFRPPAPRDTEEFYTDSRYGEFWVGARPSVADVESQLGLTARHIDSLADDLAKDDAAARLRVVRSADPQLAALVDTTRAQAGTSRSAEQQEEADEELARHLSGMRIVKDEWEIGEMRRAIAATHEGFEAVIATLPEAVRKGRGERWVEGMFGLHARHRGNGVGYESICASGDHANTIHWTRNSGEVREGDLILIDAGIEVDSLFTADITRTLPVNGRFTDVQRRIYDAVHEAQRAGMAAVRPGNRFSDVHAAANEVIARRLHEWGLLPHGVTLEQTLDPEHGGWHRRWMVHGTSHHLGMDVHDCQLLLREEYMDGELKPGMVLTVEPGLYFKADDLLAPEEFRGIGVRIEDDVLVTEDGCENLSAAMPSGSHEVEEWMARVPDAASDAAGDRNPR
- a CDS encoding MaoC family dehydratase → MTLRHIKDNEYAEEHGGDYEDFEPGMVIRHWPGRTLSEADNTWLTLLTMNQHPLHFDRHYGTGAEYGKVLVNSGITLCLVGGMTVQALSARAVANLGWDRVRLKSPVFVGDTLYATSRILGKRLSRSRPGQGIITVETTGTKATGETVIVFERSFMVRCREEANRAE